Proteins encoded by one window of Natronomonas salsuginis:
- a CDS encoding FaeA/PapI family transcriptional regulator, protein MTNPERDSESGKLTERYSDEDFLEAVTELEPASTREIAEAVGCSRRNADVRLRKLEEANEIRKKKVGNSLTWFSVE, encoded by the coding sequence ATGACGAATCCAGAGCGAGACTCTGAATCGGGAAAACTAACCGAACGGTATTCCGACGAGGATTTTCTTGAAGCCGTCACGGAGCTTGAACCAGCGAGTACACGGGAAATTGCTGAAGCGGTAGGATGCTCTCGACGTAACGCGGATGTCCGATTGAGAAAACTCGAAGAGGCTAACGAAATACGAAAGAAGAAGGTCGGAAATTCGCTGACGTGGTTTTCAGTAGAGTGA
- a CDS encoding toprim domain-containing protein produces the protein MSAGQSVQTADSADSSGAFSSAVQFFHDQLDHDISTVATAPVETPREYFTEVRGWSEETVENLKLGYAPKSAPLKAHLRDLGYDDEELLATGLFTELDSGDISCLFKGRYVFPYYDEAGEPAYAIAREAGEHSTLGGKYVKCATSGSSEVQEPIFGIHEFDPDKGCWIVEGMADATTALEHEMPVLSPVTTQFKQDDRERLLEILEVHDIENVMVVADNDEAGLQGAVSTATFISESGYDASVTTPPNEGEDLDGYVESRDDFEKLVSRQTPVEEHECYNEVSTESTQNSGTESRDYDGPLSNLTIPDVEPRLSAGYRGKNPLSHSGSRTNYFVVKEDGRVAFDHKKKVGYNPITYLLCDIGTRSPDSPNGELSNNEIQAVREAASNRGLISEDEDDTYQLRSDGSEQSIALPEIPSPSEGEWQDTLSDDETALTLDEARTRCQRQIDTALHNGAHKLIDALPAMGKSSGVIRGAAKTDTPISVFTARHDLYGQYSEWCEEHGLSYHQLPSFHEDCPTARGEHGDDWRKKVLDIYDEGVMASEIHKWAEEYFGEPLPCDDGQECSYKQEWDFESDEYDVLIGHYQHAYNPDITAGRVAVFDEFPADSFLLEFEGNTVTSAVSAYVSRQGGLPFEDFTELIEGRNSEQGEAARDWFDADDLERDGEPVLNDASGSANAYAPLLTYAVLVGENLGNGWEHADLDAETGVGNHRRAARNRDSGEVFLLLPPELNDANGVIALDGTPTPDLWQLAVDTRLSHEQVLSDKERADYLTDALDCSIIQTTDATKTYSSGTYVKPEEDGLLFEAVAKREETEPALISTRRAIGQYEQEGVLAPIGKHEYYGNLKGSNQFKSARVGIVAGSQHYGDDYVERWGALAGTSVERGDGKGMDLDYGKFGNKVLRQMREHEVLQAVLRFGRNGDDANIYVHTAVLPEWVPVEAEGRIERWSKGVQEVVEVLENDAPDEWRTSDVAEQVSISKRQVRANLKKLADAGYVEKRKEGRGITWVVSEETIDRLGQVEFRSS, from the coding sequence ATGAGCGCAGGGCAGTCGGTACAGACCGCCGATAGTGCCGACAGTTCTGGTGCTTTCAGCTCCGCAGTCCAGTTCTTCCACGACCAACTCGACCACGATATCAGTACCGTCGCTACGGCTCCTGTCGAAACGCCACGCGAGTATTTCACCGAGGTACGGGGATGGTCCGAAGAGACTGTCGAGAATCTCAAACTCGGATATGCCCCAAAATCTGCGCCGTTGAAGGCTCATCTCCGAGACCTCGGCTACGACGATGAGGAATTACTGGCGACAGGACTGTTCACCGAACTCGACAGCGGAGACATCTCCTGCCTGTTCAAAGGCCGCTACGTCTTTCCCTACTACGATGAAGCTGGTGAGCCTGCCTACGCAATCGCACGAGAGGCTGGCGAACACTCGACTCTCGGTGGCAAATATGTTAAGTGTGCCACATCTGGCTCTTCGGAAGTACAGGAGCCAATCTTCGGAATCCACGAGTTCGACCCTGACAAGGGGTGCTGGATAGTCGAAGGGATGGCCGACGCTACCACCGCACTGGAACACGAGATGCCAGTCCTCTCTCCAGTCACAACCCAATTCAAGCAGGACGACCGAGAGCGACTCCTCGAAATCCTCGAAGTCCACGACATAGAGAATGTAATGGTCGTCGCAGACAACGATGAGGCGGGCCTTCAAGGAGCGGTGTCGACTGCCACCTTCATCTCCGAGAGTGGCTACGATGCCTCTGTCACTACTCCGCCCAACGAGGGAGAAGACCTCGATGGATACGTCGAGTCCCGCGATGACTTCGAGAAGCTGGTCAGCCGTCAGACTCCCGTGGAAGAACACGAGTGCTACAACGAGGTTTCGACCGAGAGTACCCAGAATAGTGGGACAGAAAGCAGAGACTATGACGGCCCTCTGTCGAACCTCACGATACCCGATGTCGAGCCACGTCTTTCGGCTGGCTATCGGGGCAAGAATCCGCTTTCACATTCGGGAAGTCGGACTAACTACTTCGTGGTCAAAGAGGATGGAAGGGTCGCCTTCGACCACAAGAAGAAGGTCGGTTATAATCCCATCACGTACCTGCTGTGCGACATCGGCACACGCTCGCCCGACAGTCCAAACGGCGAACTCTCCAACAACGAGATTCAGGCCGTCCGTGAAGCGGCGAGCAATCGTGGTCTCATCTCCGAGGACGAGGATGATACCTACCAATTACGCTCTGATGGAAGCGAGCAATCCATCGCCCTCCCTGAAATTCCATCGCCATCTGAGGGGGAGTGGCAGGACACTCTCTCGGACGATGAGACAGCCCTGACGCTGGATGAAGCGCGCACTCGATGCCAGAGACAGATAGACACTGCTCTCCACAATGGCGCGCACAAGCTCATAGATGCCCTGCCAGCGATGGGGAAAAGTAGCGGCGTCATTCGGGGAGCGGCGAAGACTGATACTCCCATCAGTGTGTTCACTGCTCGGCACGACCTCTACGGACAGTACAGCGAATGGTGCGAGGAACACGGCCTATCGTATCATCAGCTTCCGTCCTTCCACGAGGACTGTCCTACGGCTCGTGGCGAACACGGCGACGACTGGCGCAAAAAGGTCCTCGACATCTACGACGAGGGAGTGATGGCCAGCGAGATACACAAGTGGGCGGAGGAGTATTTCGGTGAGCCGCTCCCCTGTGATGACGGGCAGGAATGCTCTTACAAGCAGGAGTGGGATTTCGAATCCGATGAGTACGATGTCCTCATCGGTCATTACCAGCACGCCTACAATCCAGACATCACCGCAGGGCGGGTCGCCGTCTTCGACGAGTTTCCCGCCGATTCGTTCCTGTTGGAATTCGAGGGCAACACGGTTACATCAGCGGTATCGGCCTACGTCTCCAGACAGGGCGGCCTTCCCTTCGAGGACTTCACCGAACTAATCGAAGGACGCAACTCCGAACAAGGGGAAGCGGCGCGCGACTGGTTCGATGCCGACGACCTCGAACGAGACGGTGAGCCTGTCCTGAACGACGCGAGCGGCTCGGCCAATGCATACGCGCCACTGCTCACATACGCGGTCCTCGTCGGAGAGAATCTCGGCAATGGATGGGAACACGCCGACCTCGACGCAGAGACAGGTGTCGGCAATCACCGGAGGGCGGCGCGGAATCGAGACTCAGGCGAGGTGTTCCTCCTCCTACCACCAGAACTGAATGACGCGAATGGTGTCATCGCTCTGGATGGAACACCGACGCCCGACCTCTGGCAACTGGCGGTCGACACTCGACTGAGCCACGAGCAAGTACTGTCCGACAAAGAGCGGGCCGACTATCTCACCGATGCGCTCGACTGCTCTATCATCCAAACGACAGACGCTACCAAGACGTATTCGAGCGGGACATACGTCAAACCAGAAGAAGATGGCCTTCTCTTCGAAGCGGTGGCCAAGCGTGAGGAGACGGAACCTGCCCTCATTTCCACAAGGAGAGCTATCGGCCAGTACGAGCAAGAAGGGGTACTCGCCCCTATCGGGAAGCACGAATATTACGGGAATCTGAAAGGTTCAAATCAGTTCAAGAGCGCGCGAGTCGGTATCGTCGCAGGGAGTCAGCACTACGGAGACGACTACGTCGAACGATGGGGCGCACTCGCTGGCACAAGTGTCGAACGTGGTGACGGCAAAGGGATGGACCTCGATTACGGCAAGTTCGGGAACAAAGTTCTTCGCCAAATGCGCGAGCACGAGGTGCTTCAAGCCGTACTCCGATTCGGCCGAAACGGTGATGACGCGAACATCTACGTCCACACTGCTGTTCTACCAGAGTGGGTTCCAGTCGAAGCAGAGGGTCGCATCGAACGCTGGAGCAAAGGAGTGCAAGAAGTGGTCGAAGTACTGGAGAACGACGCTCCCGACGAGTGGCGGACCAGCGATGTCGCGGAACAGGTGAGCATCTCCAAGCGACAGGTGCGGGCGAATCTGAAGAAACTCGCTGATGCTGGCTATGTCGAGAAGCGGAAAGAGGGTCGGGGAATTACGTGGGTCGTCAGCGAGGAGACAATAGACCGACTCGGTCAAGTCGAGTTCCGCTCGTCATAG
- a CDS encoding tyrosine-type recombinase/integrase, producing the protein MTKAKKTGSGESSPRSHGITIITEPTAEELAERQISDYRAHREKFIKWVLNLGKDPERGEGYAEATADIRCARVDKFYRWVWEQEDGYTTRVSHEHADTYMRELAYSDASQDTKANMMKALKTLFWWRGWEFGEDEWEPELTFSNDTSTTNPRDYLSVEERQQIREAVLKYGSVPSYNSLSPEERDEWKEYLAQRFVKPKTEIGPNDFDRANSWKFPSLLWTALDTGLRPIEVERATTEWVDAQNRVLRIPKEESSKNVDNWTVSLTDRTAEALSRWLDEREQYEMYENTDTLWLTRQANPYGSHALNHVLRRVCEQAGIDTENRDISWYSIRHSVGTFMTREEGLAAAQAQLRHRSSKTTLRYDHAPPDDRRDALNRMG; encoded by the coding sequence ATGACGAAAGCCAAGAAAACAGGTTCGGGTGAATCATCCCCACGCAGTCACGGGATTACAATCATAACTGAGCCAACGGCAGAAGAGCTTGCAGAACGGCAGATTTCGGACTATCGCGCGCATCGGGAGAAGTTCATCAAGTGGGTACTCAACCTCGGAAAAGACCCAGAGCGCGGTGAAGGCTATGCCGAAGCGACAGCAGACATCCGTTGTGCGAGGGTCGATAAGTTCTACCGATGGGTGTGGGAGCAAGAGGATGGGTACACCACGCGCGTCTCGCACGAGCACGCAGACACGTATATGCGTGAACTGGCATACAGTGACGCCTCACAGGACACGAAGGCGAATATGATGAAGGCACTGAAGACCCTGTTTTGGTGGCGCGGGTGGGAGTTCGGTGAAGATGAGTGGGAGCCAGAACTCACCTTCTCGAACGACACCAGTACGACGAACCCCCGCGACTACCTTTCTGTTGAGGAGCGTCAGCAGATTCGAGAAGCGGTCTTGAAGTACGGGTCGGTTCCTTCGTACAACTCGCTTTCACCAGAGGAGCGAGACGAATGGAAGGAATATCTCGCGCAACGGTTCGTGAAACCGAAGACCGAAATTGGCCCCAACGACTTCGACCGTGCGAACTCGTGGAAATTCCCTTCTCTCCTCTGGACCGCACTCGATACAGGTCTTCGCCCTATCGAGGTCGAACGTGCCACCACCGAGTGGGTTGACGCGCAAAACCGAGTTCTCCGCATCCCGAAAGAGGAGAGTTCGAAAAACGTCGACAACTGGACAGTGAGCCTAACAGATAGGACAGCGGAAGCGTTGTCTCGATGGTTGGATGAGAGGGAACAGTACGAGATGTATGAAAACACGGACACTCTCTGGCTCACTCGACAGGCGAACCCCTACGGAAGTCACGCACTGAATCACGTCCTCCGACGAGTGTGCGAACAGGCGGGGATTGACACGGAGAATCGAGACATAAGCTGGTACTCGATTCGCCACAGTGTCGGGACGTTTATGACGCGAGAAGAGGGGTTGGCGGCGGCTCAGGCCCAACTCCGACATCGCTCTTCGAAAACAACACTCCGCTATGACCACGCCCCGCCAGACGACCGGCGAGATGCTCTAAACCGGATGGGGTAA
- a CDS encoding single-stranded DNA binding protein — protein sequence MGAIEEIYEDLDADVSEEEFREAVEAKVEQMGGLADEETAAMLIAHDLDGGEVETIADIEPGLEEVKFLGKVTGVGELRTFERDGEDDEGHVLNLDVADESGAVRVALWDEDAIAAEEEIAVGDVFRIKGRPKDGYNGTEVSADRLEPDDEATIDVDIGGRVTADSLSMGQSDVNLRGVVLDTGSIRTFDRDDGSEGRVSNLTLGDETGRVRVTLWDERADAATELAPGQSVEIVDGYVRERDGSLELHVGSRSEIDELDEAIEFVPDADDIADLEIDQTVDIAGVVRSADPKRTFDRDDGSEGQVRNVRIQDKTGDIRVALWGEKADADLGPGDEVFCADVEIQDGWQDDLEASAGWRSTIAVIDGAEPDRGADSAGLDEFADGSAPERSSSTEPDDDRDSGDDEPETFTGTVVQPGEPVILDSGEETIHVETDADVHLGQEVTVRGRRDGDTFLADDVF from the coding sequence ATGGGCGCTATCGAGGAAATTTATGAGGACCTCGACGCCGACGTCTCCGAGGAGGAGTTCCGTGAGGCCGTCGAAGCGAAGGTAGAACAGATGGGCGGGCTCGCGGACGAGGAAACGGCCGCGATGCTCATCGCCCACGACCTCGACGGGGGCGAGGTCGAGACGATCGCGGACATCGAACCCGGCTTGGAGGAAGTGAAGTTCCTCGGCAAGGTCACCGGGGTCGGCGAGTTGCGGACGTTCGAGCGCGACGGCGAGGACGACGAGGGCCACGTGTTGAACCTCGACGTCGCCGACGAGTCCGGTGCCGTCCGGGTCGCGCTGTGGGACGAGGACGCCATCGCCGCCGAGGAGGAGATCGCCGTCGGGGACGTCTTTCGAATCAAGGGGCGGCCCAAGGACGGATACAACGGCACGGAGGTCAGCGCCGACCGGCTCGAACCCGACGACGAGGCGACGATCGACGTCGATATCGGGGGGCGCGTGACGGCGGACTCGCTGTCGATGGGCCAATCCGACGTGAACCTCCGAGGGGTCGTACTCGACACCGGTTCGATCAGGACGTTCGATCGCGACGACGGCAGCGAGGGGCGTGTGTCGAACCTGACGCTCGGCGACGAGACCGGCCGTGTTCGGGTGACGCTGTGGGACGAGCGCGCCGACGCCGCGACGGAACTCGCCCCCGGCCAGAGCGTCGAGATCGTCGACGGCTACGTCCGCGAGCGCGACGGCTCGCTCGAACTCCACGTCGGCTCCCGAAGCGAGATCGACGAGCTCGATGAGGCGATCGAGTTCGTCCCCGACGCGGACGACATCGCGGACCTTGAGATCGACCAGACCGTCGATATCGCGGGGGTCGTCCGCTCGGCCGACCCGAAGCGGACGTTCGATCGCGACGACGGCAGCGAGGGGCAGGTGAGAAACGTTCGCATTCAAGACAAGACTGGCGACATCCGGGTCGCGCTGTGGGGCGAGAAAGCCGACGCGGACCTCGGTCCCGGCGACGAGGTGTTCTGCGCGGACGTCGAGATTCAAGATGGGTGGCAAGACGACCTCGAAGCCTCCGCTGGCTGGCGGTCGACGATCGCCGTCATCGACGGCGCGGAGCCGGATCGGGGTGCCGATTCTGCCGGACTGGATGAGTTCGCCGACGGCTCAGCGCCGGAGCGTTCCTCGTCGACTGAACCGGACGACGATCGGGACTCGGGCGACGACGAACCGGAGACGTTCACCGGCACCGTCGTCCAGCCGGGTGAGCCGGTCATCCTCGACAGCGGCGAGGAGACGATCCACGTCGAGACGGACGCCGACGTACACCTCGGCCAGGAGGTCACCGTTCGGGGTCGCCGCGACGGCGATACGTTCCTCGCCGACGACGTTTTCTGA
- a CDS encoding histone — translation MSVELPFAPVDTVIRRNAGQLRVSAEAAEELARRIQIRGAELAASAAERATEDGRKTLMAEDFDAQTVDKDLLELPVAPIDRIARLDIDDQYRVSMDARIALAGELESYADTVATAAAILARHADRRTIKAEDMTAYYELEPYFE, via the coding sequence ATGAGCGTCGAGTTACCGTTCGCCCCGGTCGATACGGTCATCCGACGGAACGCGGGGCAGCTGCGGGTCAGCGCCGAGGCCGCCGAGGAACTCGCCCGACGAATCCAGATCCGCGGCGCAGAACTGGCCGCATCCGCTGCTGAACGGGCGACGGAAGACGGCCGAAAGACGCTGATGGCCGAGGATTTCGACGCTCAGACCGTCGATAAGGATCTCCTCGAACTGCCGGTCGCCCCGATCGATCGGATCGCAAGACTCGACATCGACGATCAGTACCGGGTGTCAATGGATGCTCGGATCGCCCTCGCGGGCGAACTCGAATCGTACGCCGACACCGTCGCCACCGCCGCGGCCATCCTGGCTCGCCACGCCGATCGGCGGACGATCAAGGCCGAGGATATGACCGCGTACTACGAACTCGAACCGTACTTCGAATGA
- a CDS encoding histone deacetylase family protein translates to MKFGYREICLEHDTGPRHPETADRIRAIRRGLAKRHGVEYHDGAPADRDAVEAVHDPAYISEIESFCADGGGTWDADTVAVEETWDAALASAGLARWAVEEAIDGSDGRQTPFAIGRPPGHHAEFDEAMGFCFFNNAAVAAHWAVDHAEGVDSAVIFDWDVHHGNGTQDIFYDRDDVFYVSIHEQGLFPGTGEVLETGGPNARKTILNAPLPGGSGDEEYTAVVDELLDPAIERFAPDLFVVSAGFDAHRHDPISRMRVSTEGYGHMTDRVRTIADRHDAALAFVLEGGYGLDALAESVGMVHEVFDGREPVEPDGDVLSKAERVIDDVRAAHEL, encoded by the coding sequence ATGAAGTTCGGCTACCGCGAGATCTGCTTAGAACACGATACTGGCCCGCGGCACCCCGAGACGGCGGACCGCATCCGGGCGATTCGCCGTGGGCTCGCCAAACGCCACGGCGTCGAGTACCACGACGGGGCCCCCGCTGACCGTGACGCCGTCGAGGCGGTGCACGATCCCGCCTACATCAGCGAAATCGAGTCCTTTTGCGCCGACGGGGGCGGCACGTGGGACGCCGACACCGTCGCCGTCGAGGAGACGTGGGACGCGGCGCTGGCGTCGGCCGGACTCGCCCGCTGGGCGGTCGAAGAGGCGATCGACGGATCGGATGGCCGCCAGACCCCCTTCGCCATCGGCCGGCCGCCGGGCCACCACGCCGAGTTCGACGAGGCGATGGGCTTTTGTTTTTTCAACAACGCCGCCGTTGCCGCCCATTGGGCGGTCGATCACGCTGAGGGCGTCGATAGCGCAGTGATCTTCGATTGGGACGTCCACCACGGAAACGGCACGCAGGACATCTTCTACGATCGGGACGACGTCTTCTACGTCTCCATCCACGAGCAGGGGCTCTTTCCGGGGACGGGCGAGGTGCTCGAAACCGGCGGGCCGAACGCCCGAAAGACGATCCTCAACGCGCCGTTGCCGGGCGGAAGCGGAGACGAGGAGTACACCGCGGTCGTCGACGAACTACTCGACCCGGCGATCGAGCGGTTCGCCCCGGACCTCTTCGTCGTCAGCGCCGGCTTCGACGCCCATCGCCACGATCCTATCTCGCGGATGCGCGTCTCGACGGAGGGGTACGGCCACATGACCGATCGCGTCCGGACGATCGCGGATCGACACGACGCCGCCCTGGCGTTCGTCCTCGAGGGCGGCTACGGGCTCGACGCGCTCGCCGAGTCCGTCGGGATGGTGCACGAGGTCTTCGACGGTCGGGAGCCCGTCGAACCCGACGGTGACGTGCTCTCGAAGGCCGAACGCGTCATCGACGACGTCAGAGCCGCCCACGAACTGTGA
- the cca gene encoding CCA tRNA nucleotidyltransferase, translated as MSFESVVTEVRDRVVPDESEVEALESAVEALAERASGAIDSLPVAAETKLVGSTARGTWLAGDRDIDLFVLFSPELGRDELERYGLEVGHAVLPNGHEEFAEHPYVKGEFRGFDVDCVPCYAVEDAAEIRSAVDRTPFHTAYLADRIDPVADDVRVAKAFLSAIGTYGSDLRTKGFSGFLTELLVLEYGGFRAFIDAAVDWTPPLRFDPEGHGTRSFDDPLVMIDPTDPERNVAAVCSARNVARTIHYARDLSADPRVKLFEASTRNPLSADEVEAALDDRATAPIAVRFATPSIVDDQLYPQLEKSLAGIEGALERAGFAPMRSSCFAADDAVLLVECAVGELPAIARHDGPPVGVREHAEGFYRAYRDGDTTGPFIDENGRYVVERTRDARTPGELVRSTLFDVSLGPHVESALKADHEILVGKEVAALAAQFGTELAKYFYPRP; from the coding sequence ATGTCGTTCGAATCGGTCGTGACCGAGGTCCGCGATCGCGTGGTTCCCGACGAATCGGAGGTCGAGGCCCTCGAATCGGCCGTCGAAGCGCTCGCCGAGCGGGCGAGCGGGGCGATCGATTCGTTGCCGGTTGCTGCCGAAACGAAACTCGTCGGGTCGACCGCTCGTGGAACGTGGCTCGCCGGGGATCGGGATATCGATCTGTTCGTGCTCTTTTCGCCCGAGTTGGGCCGAGACGAACTCGAACGCTACGGGCTCGAGGTCGGACACGCGGTGCTCCCGAACGGCCACGAGGAGTTCGCAGAGCATCCCTACGTCAAGGGGGAGTTCCGCGGGTTCGACGTCGATTGCGTTCCGTGCTACGCCGTCGAGGACGCGGCCGAGATCCGTTCGGCAGTCGATAGAACGCCGTTTCACACGGCGTACCTCGCGGACCGAATCGATCCGGTGGCCGACGACGTCCGCGTCGCAAAGGCGTTCCTCTCGGCGATCGGAACGTACGGGAGCGACCTGCGAACGAAGGGGTTCTCCGGTTTCCTGACGGAGTTGCTCGTGTTGGAGTACGGCGGATTTCGGGCGTTCATCGACGCCGCAGTCGACTGGACGCCGCCGCTCCGATTCGATCCCGAAGGGCACGGGACGCGGTCGTTCGACGACCCGCTAGTGATGATCGATCCGACCGACCCCGAGCGCAACGTCGCGGCCGTCTGTTCGGCCCGAAACGTTGCGCGGACGATCCACTACGCCCGCGACCTGTCGGCGGATCCGCGGGTCAAACTGTTCGAGGCATCCACGCGGAACCCGCTCTCGGCCGACGAAGTCGAGGCTGCGCTCGATGACCGCGCGACGGCCCCGATCGCCGTCCGGTTCGCCACGCCGAGCATCGTCGACGACCAGCTGTATCCACAGCTCGAAAAGTCCCTCGCTGGCATCGAGGGCGCGCTCGAACGTGCAGGGTTCGCCCCGATGCGGAGTTCGTGTTTCGCGGCCGACGACGCCGTGTTGCTCGTCGAGTGTGCGGTCGGCGAACTCCCGGCGATCGCCAGACACGACGGCCCGCCGGTCGGCGTCCGAGAGCACGCCGAGGGATTCTATCGCGCCTATCGTGACGGGGACACGACCGGCCCGTTTATCGACGAGAACGGACGCTACGTCGTCGAACGAACGCGGGACGCCAGAACGCCCGGCGAGCTCGTCCGTTCGACGCTTTTCGACGTCTCGCTCGGTCCACACGTCGAGTCGGCGCTCAAGGCCGACCACGAGATACTCGTCGGCAAAGAAGTGGCGGCGCTCGCGGCGCAGTTCGGTACGGAGCTGGCGAAGTACTTCTATCCGAGACCCTGA
- a CDS encoding CBS domain-containing protein, producing MNVADAMTPRSEVITVEIPGMREDVLEYLQDRGFSSVPVIRSTDDGEQFRGLVTRESLIEQPDEDQLALLKREVPSVGRSTSMTELAELVLESGERRVPVVEDGELLGIVTVTDIVRAIAEGEQDGDATVDALATREVNTVYHATPLPVAEREISYANVPYAVVLDDDGRQTGMVTEVDIIEVARVVQGESNPGDAVANQDDEWMWEGIKAVGSRSIPTLNVEIPSTAVSEFMTEDLVTVSKTRSARDAAQLMLSNDIEQIPLLSGDELIGIVRDIDLLEALV from the coding sequence ATGAACGTTGCAGACGCGATGACGCCACGCTCGGAGGTGATCACCGTTGAGATCCCCGGAATGCGTGAGGACGTGCTCGAATATCTGCAGGACCGTGGGTTCTCGTCGGTCCCCGTGATTCGATCGACCGACGACGGCGAGCAGTTTCGCGGGCTCGTCACCCGCGAATCGCTCATCGAACAGCCCGACGAGGACCAGCTCGCGCTCCTCAAGCGCGAGGTTCCGTCCGTCGGCCGGTCCACCTCCATGACCGAACTCGCCGAGCTCGTCCTCGAATCCGGCGAGCGTCGAGTTCCGGTGGTCGAAGACGGCGAGCTTCTCGGAATCGTCACCGTCACGGACATCGTTCGGGCCATCGCCGAGGGCGAACAGGACGGCGACGCCACCGTCGACGCGTTGGCGACGCGCGAAGTCAACACCGTGTATCACGCGACGCCTCTGCCAGTCGCCGAGCGGGAGATCTCATACGCGAACGTGCCCTACGCCGTCGTGCTCGACGACGATGGCAGACAGACCGGGATGGTCACCGAAGTCGATATTATCGAAGTCGCCCGCGTGGTGCAGGGCGAGTCCAACCCAGGCGACGCCGTCGCCAACCAAGACGACGAGTGGATGTGGGAGGGGATCAAGGCTGTCGGGAGTCGGTCGATCCCCACGCTCAACGTCGAGATCCCGTCGACGGCGGTCTCGGAGTTCATGACGGAGGATCTCGTCACCGTCTCGAAGACCCGATCCGCTCGCGACGCCGCACAGCTCATGCTCTCGAACGACATCGAACAGATCCCGCTGCTCTCCGGCGACGAACTCATCGGCATCGTGCGCGATATCGATCTGCTGGAGGCGCTGGTATGA